Proteins co-encoded in one Brassica rapa cultivar Chiifu-401-42 chromosome A02, CAAS_Brap_v3.01, whole genome shotgun sequence genomic window:
- the LOC103850848 gene encoding bidirectional sugar transporter SWEET15: MGVMVNHHLLAIIFGILGNAISFLVFLAPVPTFYRIYKNKSTESFQSLPYQVSLFSCMLWLYYALTKQDAFLLITINSFGCVVETIYIAMFFTYATKEKKMAAIKLFLTMNVAFFSLIIMVTHFAVKRPSLQVSVIGWICVAISVSVFAAPLMIVARVIKTKSVEFMPFTLSFFLTISAVMWFAYGAFLHDICIAIPNVVGFILGLVQMVLYGVYRNSGEKLDIGKKNNSSSEQLKTIVVMSPLGLSEMHPVDVTVTEPVIPLSYTVHHEDPSKITKEEETSTEAAQSHVETAPSRI; the protein is encoded by the exons GAAACGCAATATCCTTCCTTGTATTCCTGGCTCCCGT GCCGACGTTTTATAGAATATACAAGAACAAATCGACTGAAAGTTTCCAGTCTCTACCGTACCAAGTGTCACTATTTAGCTGCATGCTATGGCTCTATTACGCATTGACTAAGCAAGACGCTTTTCTCCTAATTACCATCAACTCTTTCGGCTGCGTTGTGGAGACTATCTACATTGCCATGTTCTTCACTTACGCTACCAAGGAGAAAAAG ATGGCGGCTATTAAGTTGTTCTTGACGATGAATGTTGCTTTCTTCTCGTTGATTATAATGGTTACACATTTTGCGGTTAAACGCCCTAGCCTCCAAGTCTCTGTCATCGGCTGGATTTGCGTTGCTATATCTGTTTCTGTTTTCGCTGCCCCTCTAATGATTGTG GCTCGTGTGATAAAGACCAAGAGTGTGGAGTTCATGCCCTTCACGCTTTCTTTCTTCCTCACTATAAGCGCTGTTATGTGGTTCGCATATGGCGCATTTCTCCACGACATATGCATTGCT ATTCCAAACGTGGTGGGATTCATACTAGGGTTGGTACAAATGGTTTTGTATGGAGTTTACAGAAACTCAGGGGAGAAATTAGATATTGGGAAAAAGAATAACAGTTCATCAGAACAACTTAAGACTATTGTTGTGATGAGTCCGTTAGGTTTGTCGGAAATGCACCCAGTTGATGTCACGGTGACGGAACCGGTGATTCCACTCTCTTACACTGTTCATCATGAAGATCCATCCAAAATTACTAAAGAGGAGGAGACGTCAACTGAAGCCGCACAAAGCCATGTGGAGACTGCCCCGTCTCGAATTTGA